One Corynebacterium efficiens YS-314 DNA segment encodes these proteins:
- a CDS encoding IS3 family transposase (programmed frameshift) → MPSKTYTEEFKRDAVALYENSPGASIQTIATDLGINRATLANWVKKYGTATPSETPSPASVTEAERIRQLEREVSRLREERDILRKAAKYFGGRDELVIRFRFVDDAQKNHSVKRLCEVLKLNRSSYYKWKNSSSARRKRLISDALLGARVKTVFTAEKGCYGAKRITAELKDQADQTPVNHKRVARVMRELKLFGYTKKRKVTTTVSDQKKPVFPDLVGRKFTADKPNQLYVGDITYLPIADGSNMYLATVIDCYSRRLVGFSIADHMRTSLVQDALTMAKGQRGDLKGAIFHSDHGSVYTSHAFQGACKDLGIRQSMGSIGTSADNALAESFNAAMKREVLQDSKTFINQLICRRDVFRWCTRYNTVRRHSWCKYLAPAVFEERGPAILKSAS, encoded by the exons ATGCCAAGCAAGACCTACACAGAGGAGTTCAAGCGCGACGCCGTCGCCTTGTATGAGAACTCCCCGGGGGCTTCGATTCAGACCATCGCCACTGACCTTGGGATCAATCGCGCCACGTTAGCGAACTGGGTAAAAAAATACGGCACCGCAACTCCCAGCGAAACGCCTTCACCAGCCTCGGTGACTGAGGCTGAGCGGATCCGCCAGCTGGAACGGGAAGTTAGCCGACTGAGAGAAGAGCGCGATATCCTGCGGAAGGCCGCTAAATATTTCG GCGGAAGAGACGAACTGGTGATCCGCTTCCGGTTCGTTGATGACGCCCAGAAAAACCATTCGGTTAAGCGGTTATGCGAGGTGCTGAAACTCAACAGGTCCTCCTATTACAAATGGAAAAACAGCAGCTCAGCCCGGAGAAAACGACTTATCTCTGACGCCCTCCTCGGTGCCCGGGTCAAGACGGTCTTCACCGCCGAAAAGGGTTGTTATGGGGCCAAACGGATCACGGCCGAACTCAAGGACCAGGCCGATCAAACCCCCGTGAACCACAAGCGAGTTGCGCGGGTCATGCGTGAACTCAAACTGTTTGGCTACACCAAGAAGCGCAAGGTCACCACCACCGTGTCAGATCAGAAGAAACCAGTGTTCCCTGATCTGGTGGGCCGGAAATTCACCGCCGACAAGCCTAACCAGCTCTATGTCGGGGACATTACCTACCTGCCGATCGCGGACGGGTCGAATATGTACCTGGCTACGGTCATTGACTGTTATTCCCGCAGGTTGGTGGGCTTTTCCATCGCAGATCATATGCGCACCAGCTTGGTCCAGGATGCACTGACCATGGCTAAGGGCCAGCGTGGAGACTTGAAGGGGGCGATCTTTCATTCGGATCACGGGAGCGTGTATACCTCTCATGCATTCCAGGGCGCCTGTAAAGACCTGGGGATCAGGCAGTCGATGGGATCAATTGGAACCAGTGCGGATAATGCTTTGGCCGAGTCCTTCAATGCCGCGATGAAGCGGGAAGTTCTTCAGGATTCCAAGACATTCATAAACCAGTTGATCTGCCGACGGGATGTTTTCCGCTGGTGTACTCGTTACAACACGGTACGCAGACATTCCTGGTGTAAATATCTCGCGCCTGCGGTGTTTGAAGAGCGCGGTCCTGCTATCCTGAAATCTGCTTCCTGA